From Ictidomys tridecemlineatus isolate mIctTri1 chromosome 2, mIctTri1.hap1, whole genome shotgun sequence, the proteins below share one genomic window:
- the Mif gene encoding macrophage migration inhibitory factor: protein MPMFVVNTNVPRASVPDGLLSELTQQLAQATGKPAQYIAVHVVPDQLMAFGGSSEPCALCSLHSIGKIGGAQNRSYSKLLCGLLAERLRISPDRIYINYYDMNAANVGWNGSTFA from the exons ATGCCGATGTTCGTCGTGAACACCAACGTGCCCCGTGCCTCCGTGCCCGACGGGCTCCTCTCAGAGCTCACTcagcagctggcgcaggccactgGCAAGCCGGCTCAG TACATCGCAGTGCACGTGGTTCCGGACCAGCTCATGGCCTTTGGCGGCTCCAGCGAACCCTGCGCGCTCTGCAGCCTGCACAGCATAGGCAAGATTGGTGGCGCGCAGAACCGCTCCTACAGCAAGTTGCTGTGCGGCCTGCTGGCCGAGCGTCTGCGCATCAGCCCGGACAG GATCTACATCAACTACTACGACATGAATGCGGCCAACGTGGGCTGGAACGGCTCCACGTTCGCCTGA